In Candidatus Poribacteria bacterium, the following proteins share a genomic window:
- a CDS encoding NAD-binding protein, with protein MLFKFWFRRLRRASRNRHIQRITVAGLIVLVSIILNSACFYFFEKSVKTDLTLWDAFWCSFTTITTVGYGDYSAATLGGRIATMVLLYGIGLASFPYVITQIVDTSVERHNERRHGLIDCRDLVEDHIIIVNYPSELKVNAIIEQLSSDKVTAHRSLVILADNVDELHFNRSDVYFVRGASLEEETWKRANIEMAYAALILAPRIEEHAADAITASTVSLIETLHPGIRTIAECTSIQHLAVFRSFQCDAVIPTNNIAAKVLAQEVRDRGLAHAVRELLTEAQGSELYSETVDIDGINFGELQSLLLELKVEVIPIGILRDNQHMINPPLDLQIQGTDRLILIGNRRSDWEQIHDQLLRVRGGI; from the coding sequence ATGTTATTCAAATTTTGGTTTCGCCGGTTGCGCCGCGCGAGCCGTAACCGTCACATTCAGCGTATTACAGTGGCGGGACTCATTGTGCTGGTTTCTATCATTCTCAATTCCGCATGTTTCTACTTCTTTGAAAAATCAGTGAAAACAGATCTGACCCTTTGGGATGCCTTCTGGTGTAGTTTTACGACCATAACGACCGTCGGCTATGGGGATTACTCCGCAGCAACGCTTGGTGGACGGATTGCGACGATGGTTTTGTTGTACGGGATTGGATTGGCTTCGTTTCCCTATGTGATTACTCAGATTGTGGATACAAGCGTGGAGAGGCACAATGAACGACGGCACGGACTGATTGATTGCCGTGATCTTGTGGAAGATCATATCATCATCGTCAATTACCCATCTGAATTGAAGGTCAACGCAATTATAGAGCAGCTTTCATCGGATAAAGTGACAGCACACAGATCCCTCGTCATCTTAGCGGATAATGTCGATGAATTGCACTTCAACCGTTCCGATGTCTACTTTGTACGGGGCGCATCGTTAGAAGAAGAGACGTGGAAAAGGGCAAACATTGAGATGGCATACGCCGCGCTCATCCTCGCGCCAAGGATTGAGGAACACGCGGCAGATGCGATTACCGCCTCGACGGTTTCGCTGATTGAGACGTTGCATCCGGGGATTCGGACCATAGCCGAATGTACTAGTATCCAACACTTGGCGGTTTTCCGATCTTTCCAATGTGATGCAGTGATTCCCACCAATAATATCGCCGCAAAGGTGTTAGCGCAAGAGGTACGTGACCGCGGACTTGCCCATGCCGTCCGAGAATTATTGACTGAGGCGCAAGGGAGTGAGTTGTATAGCGAAACCGTTGATATTGATGGGATAAACTTCGGTGAGCTGCAATCCTTACTGCTCGAATTGAAAGTGGAGGTTATTCCGATTGGCATCCTCAGAGACAACCAGCACATGATTAACCCGCCGCTAGACCTCCAGATTCAAGGGACGGATCGGCTTATCCTTATCGGCAATCGTCGTAGCGATTGGGAGCAGATCCACGACCAATTGTTAAGAGTCAGAGGAGGGATATAA
- a CDS encoding glycosyltransferase family 4 protein, which translates to MKIAYIAAGAAGMYCGTCIHDNTLAAALQRKGHDVALIPTYTPIRTDEADVSIDRVFYGGINVYLQQKSALFRHTPWMVDRLFDSPSLLNGLTRLSASTSAQDLGALTVSVLQGEEGQQKKELEKLVKWLKDSYQPDLVQLTNSMFVGFAREMKKVLGVPILCALQGEDIFLEDLIEPYKSQALNLLRARASEVDGYLAPCQYYADFMAEYLDVPENKIDVVRLGLNLSEHGVAQKHLDENPFVIGYLARICPEKGLHLLADAFHRLTSRFGSDNLRLKVAGYLGKNDEPYLEQLVNQIDAWGLSETFDYWGEVDRHQKITFLNGLHVLSVPTTYKESKGLFILEALANGVPVVQPRHGSFPEFIAATGGGILVDTESPDAIAEGISQLMSDRDYREQLGQRGKEAVHSGFSDDVMAEATLAVYQKYIG; encoded by the coding sequence ATGAAAATCGCCTATATTGCTGCAGGTGCTGCGGGCATGTACTGTGGCACCTGTATCCATGATAACACGCTTGCCGCAGCGTTGCAACGCAAGGGGCATGACGTTGCCTTGATCCCAACCTACACGCCCATTCGGACCGATGAAGCCGATGTTAGCATCGATCGCGTTTTTTACGGTGGAATCAATGTATACCTTCAGCAGAAGTCGGCACTCTTCCGCCATACCCCTTGGATGGTTGATCGATTATTCGATAGTCCCTCGCTGCTCAATGGATTAACGCGTTTGAGTGCGTCCACCAGTGCGCAAGATCTGGGTGCGCTTACCGTTTCAGTGCTTCAGGGAGAGGAAGGACAACAGAAAAAAGAGTTGGAAAAGTTGGTTAAATGGCTGAAAGATTCCTATCAACCCGATTTGGTTCAACTCACCAACTCCATGTTCGTGGGATTCGCAAGGGAAATGAAGAAGGTGTTAGGCGTTCCGATTCTATGCGCCCTTCAGGGTGAGGACATCTTTCTGGAAGACCTCATAGAGCCGTATAAATCGCAAGCCTTAAATCTACTGCGAGCAAGGGCTTCGGAGGTGGATGGATACCTCGCTCCCTGTCAATATTATGCGGACTTCATGGCTGAGTATCTAGATGTTCCGGAGAACAAAATCGATGTCGTGCGTCTCGGTCTGAATTTGAGCGAGCATGGAGTAGCTCAGAAGCACCTCGACGAAAACCCTTTTGTCATCGGCTATTTGGCGCGGATCTGTCCTGAGAAAGGGCTTCATCTGCTAGCAGACGCGTTCCATCGTTTGACAAGTCGGTTCGGGTCAGATAACCTTCGACTCAAGGTCGCCGGCTACCTTGGAAAAAACGATGAACCGTATCTTGAACAATTGGTAAACCAGATTGATGCGTGGGGCTTGTCAGAAACCTTTGACTATTGGGGCGAAGTCGATCGGCACCAAAAGATCACCTTCCTTAACGGTCTCCACGTCTTATCCGTGCCGACCACATACAAGGAATCAAAGGGGCTTTTCATTTTAGAAGCACTTGCCAACGGTGTTCCAGTTGTTCAACCTAGACATGGCAGTTTTCCTGAATTTATAGCAGCGACCGGTGGCGGCATATTGGTGGACACCGAATCGCCTGACGCCATTGCGGAAGGAATATCTCAACTCATGAGCGATCGGGATTACAGGGAACAGTTAGGGCAGCGGGGCAAGGAAGCCGTACATAGCGGGTTTAGCGACGATGTAATGGCAGAGGCAACTCTAGCAGTTTATCAAAAATATATCGGTTGA
- a CDS encoding sodium:solute symporter family protein: protein MIVIVVIFAYLGLVLIVGTVSHKFFRGTGEDYFVASRTIGPFVLLMSLFGTNMTAFSILGASGEAYHRGIGVFALMASSTALVAPCVFFFVGTRLWAIGKRYGYFTQVQYFRERWDSDGFGLLLFIVIVALIVPYLLIGVMGGGITLHQITKGQIPQWLGGLLVCAVVFIYVCYGGVRGTAWANTFQTVVFMTLGGATFFIIVHKMGGLSASLTQVAPDLLMRGNHIKPLELLTYTCIPLSVGMFPHIFMHWLTAKSAGTLRYPVIWYPICVAIVWIPSVLLGILGSVDVPGLKGPEANSVLVQMIERHAPGVLAGLLGAGVFAAIMSSLDSQSLSIGSMFTHDIIRHYRVYSDPAKEGLSEKGQVLVGRLFVFGILFLTYLLSLVLNRSIFKLAVWSFTGFASLFPVVLAALFWKRSTKYGAFASVISVVVLWVYFFIQGWQVPGYTVGSSGVMPVAVIIAVSSVTMIIGSLVSKPLDSTVIQKFFPVDS from the coding sequence ATGATAGTTATCGTCGTTATCTTTGCATATCTGGGGCTTGTGCTGATTGTTGGGACTGTCAGCCATAAATTCTTTCGTGGTACCGGCGAAGATTATTTCGTCGCTAGCCGAACTATTGGACCTTTTGTCCTATTGATGTCTCTGTTTGGCACCAACATGACCGCCTTCTCCATTCTCGGTGCCTCCGGCGAAGCTTACCACAGAGGTATCGGTGTTTTCGCACTGATGGCTTCTTCGACGGCTTTGGTCGCTCCATGCGTCTTCTTTTTTGTTGGCACCCGACTATGGGCGATCGGGAAACGGTACGGCTATTTTACGCAGGTACAGTACTTCAGAGAACGGTGGGACAGTGATGGGTTTGGGCTGCTGCTGTTTATCGTCATTGTTGCACTTATCGTACCGTATCTGTTAATTGGCGTAATGGGCGGCGGCATCACCCTACATCAGATTACGAAGGGTCAGATTCCGCAGTGGCTGGGTGGGCTGCTGGTTTGTGCCGTAGTTTTCATTTATGTTTGCTATGGTGGTGTGCGCGGGACCGCTTGGGCAAACACCTTTCAAACCGTCGTTTTCATGACGCTCGGTGGGGCGACGTTTTTTATCATCGTGCATAAGATGGGAGGACTCTCCGCTAGCTTGACACAGGTGGCACCGGATCTGTTGATGCGTGGGAATCACATCAAACCATTGGAGCTGCTAACCTACACCTGCATCCCACTATCAGTGGGGATGTTTCCTCACATCTTCATGCACTGGCTGACAGCAAAAAGCGCGGGCACATTGCGTTATCCCGTGATATGGTATCCGATCTGTGTTGCAATCGTATGGATTCCAAGTGTGTTACTCGGAATTTTGGGAAGCGTAGACGTGCCGGGACTCAAGGGACCTGAAGCCAATTCAGTTTTGGTGCAGATGATTGAGCGCCATGCGCCCGGGGTGCTCGCAGGACTTCTGGGTGCAGGGGTCTTTGCGGCGATTATGTCTTCTCTCGACTCCCAGTCACTATCCATTGGAAGTATGTTTACGCACGATATTATTCGTCATTACAGAGTATATTCTGATCCGGCGAAGGAGGGATTGAGCGAAAAGGGGCAGGTCTTGGTTGGGCGACTTTTCGTTTTCGGGATACTTTTCTTGACCTACCTGCTTTCGCTTGTTCTTAACCGGAGTATCTTCAAACTCGCTGTCTGGTCTTTTACAGGATTCGCCTCGCTTTTCCCAGTTGTTCTCGCCGCGCTCTTTTGGAAGCGCAGTACCAAATACGGCGCTTTCGCCTCTGTTATCAGCGTTGTGGTGTTATGGGTCTATTTCTTTATTCAGGGTTGGCAGGTCCCCGGTTACACAGTAGGTAGCAGTGGTGTCATGCCGGTAGCAGTCATTATCGCTGTTTCTTCCGTAACGATGATCATCGGTTCCCTAGTGAGTAAACCGCTAGATTCAACTGTAATCCAGAAATTCTTCCCAGTGGATTCCTAA
- a CDS encoding phosphotransferase, with product MVLSTIKYPPIAEGATAEVFAWDADKILKLYHEGASPGEAEQEAACASIAHDAGLNTPAVIDTINIENRQGIIFERVQGVTMVEAIIANPQKLVPYAHLLAELQADVSTRTTSKLPLQRKRLQRQIQSVSRLAKETKVAILTGLDRLQDDNEICHGDFHPGNILLTAEEPVIIDWVDATQGSPVVDVARTTLLLQISELPSSMDEPRRQKAAELRHLFCEAYLEHYRHIQSISRKAIARWELPVAAARLSEGIGNDEKAELLEIINAAFP from the coding sequence ATGGTCTTATCTACGATTAAGTACCCGCCGATTGCTGAAGGAGCGACAGCCGAAGTTTTTGCATGGGATGCGGATAAAATTCTTAAACTGTATCATGAGGGCGCTTCACCGGGGGAAGCTGAACAAGAAGCTGCCTGCGCTTCTATCGCGCATGACGCAGGTCTGAATACACCCGCAGTTATTGATACCATCAATATTGAAAACCGTCAAGGTATCATTTTTGAAAGAGTGCAGGGTGTAACTATGGTGGAGGCCATCATCGCCAATCCTCAAAAACTTGTCCCATACGCACATCTTCTAGCAGAGTTACAAGCTGATGTGTCCACCCGTACTACATCCAAGCTGCCTTTACAGCGTAAACGATTGCAGCGTCAAATTCAAAGTGTATCTCGATTAGCCAAAGAGACTAAAGTAGCCATCTTAACCGGCTTAGATCGACTTCAGGACGACAACGAGATCTGTCACGGTGACTTTCATCCAGGGAATATCTTGCTAACGGCTGAGGAACCTGTTATTATTGATTGGGTAGACGCCACCCAAGGATCACCGGTGGTCGATGTCGCTCGCACAACCCTACTTCTTCAAATCAGCGAACTACCCTCTAGCATGGATGAACCGCGTCGTCAAAAAGCTGCCGAACTTCGTCATCTGTTCTGCGAGGCTTATCTAGAACACTACAGGCATATACAATCAATTTCGCGTAAAGCGATTGCTCGCTGGGAACTCCCTGTGGCTGCTGCTCGGCTATCTGAAGGAATCGGTAATGATGAGAAAGCTGAACTCTTAGAGATTATCAACGCCGCTTTTCCATGA
- a CDS encoding TRAP transporter fused permease subunit, translated as MLQRIQRILFRTCAALLTVFVLAEVNYPQLSPQAQLAIFAMLGLILVFLKYPIHPRFEGYIVFQSLNFVFVLVVVICFGYILVQTEPLFRRFWIDGQQLGDRAGMGTTRDYVIGLLGLLLVLEGTRRAIGLTLCILSLAFLAYAAFGQWMPDWLFPHRGYSWERIVSQTFLHSQGVFGIALKVMFTYVFLFVLFGALLEKTGATGYIINFARRLFRSSVGGPAKVAVVSSGAMGSLSGSAVANTATTGTFTIPMMRSSGFRPTVAGGIEAAASSGGALVPPIMGAGAYMMLEIVEPAVTYLQIIKAALIPAILYYTALLLIVHFYAKRVGASAEVPQEDVTEICQPKTGIQGLVFLVAFITLILFLLLGYTPFRAVSLSLLFILILIGIRGVWEILNQVTQSDSSSTRTSISQPFRISTRQIWIGTRRMVETMERAAHGGVSLIAAAACVGLILGVVTLTGIGTKLPGALLPLAENSRLLALILLMISTIILGMGLPSSVCYLLMATLVGPVLTELGLVPLAAHLFIFYFGMMAMVTPPVALAAYTAAAIAGTGIMQTGVAAFRFALVGFALPYAFTLKPELLLLSPDGGTASFFAIAASILIALFGIISLAASVSGHWFAPLDFWKRAGLLAVAAVFFLTHVGWVQLAAFIAIAIIGFFNWRSRISLLEHQ; from the coding sequence ATGCTCCAACGTATTCAGCGAATCCTTTTTCGCACATGTGCCGCTCTTTTGACTGTGTTTGTTTTGGCAGAGGTCAACTATCCCCAGCTCTCGCCTCAAGCTCAATTGGCGATTTTTGCCATGTTGGGCTTAATCCTCGTTTTCCTCAAATACCCTATCCATCCTCGGTTTGAAGGATATATCGTTTTCCAAAGTCTAAACTTTGTTTTCGTCCTCGTGGTGGTAATCTGCTTTGGTTATATCCTAGTTCAAACGGAACCTCTGTTCAGACGATTTTGGATTGACGGTCAACAGCTTGGGGATCGAGCGGGGATGGGGACCACTAGGGACTACGTGATCGGGCTATTGGGGTTGCTTCTTGTCCTGGAGGGAACCCGTCGCGCTATCGGTTTGACCCTTTGTATCCTCTCTCTGGCCTTCTTGGCGTATGCAGCTTTCGGCCAATGGATGCCCGATTGGCTATTTCCGCATAGGGGCTATTCTTGGGAACGCATTGTCAGCCAGACCTTTCTACATAGCCAAGGGGTGTTTGGCATTGCCCTAAAGGTGATGTTCACCTACGTGTTCCTTTTTGTCCTGTTTGGCGCATTGCTGGAGAAAACGGGAGCCACCGGTTACATCATCAATTTCGCGAGGCGTCTGTTTCGTTCAAGCGTCGGAGGTCCTGCCAAGGTTGCTGTGGTTAGCAGCGGAGCGATGGGTTCGTTGTCTGGCAGTGCCGTCGCCAATACTGCCACCACTGGCACGTTCACGATCCCGATGATGCGCAGTTCCGGGTTCAGACCAACGGTTGCTGGAGGCATAGAAGCCGCGGCAAGTTCAGGTGGCGCATTGGTACCACCAATTATGGGTGCAGGTGCCTACATGATGCTCGAAATTGTCGAGCCAGCCGTAACCTATCTACAAATCATCAAAGCTGCACTGATTCCTGCGATCCTTTACTATACTGCGCTCCTGTTGATTGTCCACTTTTACGCCAAACGTGTAGGCGCATCAGCCGAAGTACCCCAAGAAGACGTAACCGAAATATGTCAGCCGAAGACAGGAATACAGGGGTTAGTCTTTTTGGTAGCGTTTATTACACTTATCCTCTTTCTCCTTCTCGGTTACACGCCGTTCCGAGCGGTCAGTCTCAGCTTGCTGTTCATCCTTATACTGATCGGTATTCGCGGTGTATGGGAGATACTGAATCAAGTTACCCAAAGTGATTCTTCGTCAACGCGAACATCAATTAGCCAGCCATTCCGGATTTCCACTAGACAGATTTGGATTGGGACTCGTCGAATGGTCGAAACGATGGAGAGAGCGGCTCACGGCGGTGTTTCGCTGATTGCAGCGGCTGCATGCGTGGGGTTAATTCTCGGTGTAGTCACTTTAACAGGGATCGGCACAAAATTACCGGGAGCCCTTTTGCCGCTTGCCGAAAACAGTCGTCTCCTCGCGCTTATTCTCTTGATGATCTCGACAATCATCCTTGGGATGGGATTGCCGTCGTCGGTGTGCTATCTGCTCATGGCGACATTGGTCGGACCGGTATTGACCGAATTGGGATTGGTTCCGCTTGCTGCTCATCTCTTTATCTTCTATTTTGGCATGATGGCGATGGTGACACCGCCTGTCGCTTTGGCGGCGTATACCGCGGCAGCCATTGCAGGAACGGGCATTATGCAGACGGGCGTTGCTGCGTTCCGATTTGCGTTGGTAGGGTTCGCGCTGCCCTATGCCTTCACTTTGAAACCGGAGCTATTGCTCCTATCTCCAGATGGTGGGACCGCCAGTTTTTTTGCCATCGCAGCAAGTATCCTGATTGCTCTTTTTGGAATTATATCACTGGCTGCAAGCGTTTCTGGTCATTGGTTTGCACCACTTGATTTTTGGAAACGGGCGGGGTTACTCGCTGTCGCTGCAGTTTTCTTCCTCACCCATGTCGGCTGGGTGCAATTAGCCGCATTTATTGCCATTGCAATTATCGGTTTTTTTAACTGGCGTTCAAGAATTTCTTTATTGGAACACCAGTAG
- a CDS encoding DUF1080 domain-containing protein — MVQQSPANKAPIGYDDTPMIPGSEWRVHDGTRPQPQVIAPGTESSQAAPGQPPSDAIILFDGSDLSKWMGRDGAAKWRVENGYVEVTRTGNIETQAHFGDCQLHLEWAAPVEVKGDSQGRGNSGVFLMGNYEIQVLDGYDNPTYADGITAAIYGQYPPLVNACHKPGEWQTYDIFFTAPRFGGQKLISPAYITVVHNGVLVQNHRAAMGPTGHRRAPSYDEPHPAQGPIMLQDHGDPVRYRNIWIRIL; from the coding sequence ATGGTACAGCAGTCACCGGCGAACAAAGCGCCTATCGGTTATGACGACACACCGATGATTCCGGGTTCAGAGTGGCGGGTCCATGATGGAACCCGTCCTCAACCACAAGTAATTGCCCCTGGGACTGAAAGTTCACAAGCAGCACCGGGTCAACCCCCATCAGATGCGATCATCCTGTTTGATGGAAGCGATCTTTCAAAGTGGATGGGGCGTGACGGAGCAGCCAAGTGGAGAGTTGAGAATGGTTACGTGGAAGTCACCCGCACAGGCAACATCGAGACCCAAGCGCACTTCGGTGACTGCCAACTACACCTCGAATGGGCTGCACCGGTAGAGGTAAAAGGAGACAGTCAGGGACGCGGCAATAGTGGTGTATTTCTGATGGGCAATTACGAGATTCAAGTGCTTGACGGCTACGACAATCCGACCTACGCGGATGGGATCACCGCTGCGATTTATGGCCAGTACCCGCCGCTAGTCAACGCCTGCCACAAGCCCGGCGAATGGCAGACATACGATATTTTCTTTACGGCACCGCGATTTGGCGGACAGAAACTGATCAGTCCAGCATACATCACTGTCGTCCACAACGGCGTACTCGTGCAAAACCACCGAGCAGCCATGGGACCAACAGGCCACAGGCGTGCTCCCTCTTATGACGAGCCGCATCCCGCTCAGGGACCGATAATGCTCCAAGATCATGGTGATCCCGTTCGATACCGTAACATCTGGATTCGTATCCTCTAG
- a CDS encoding tetratricopeptide repeat protein → MAKRNGFSELAKLLVRYPTQGQREKLKQLLLQNYTQESLLDYLTDEVAPTRQAAAYALGIIGDQEAVAPLVKALQQSDPDMRSSAEQALWTIWFRSGDKAVDDMLQKSSAYIKKEQYVEAVDLLTEVTQTAPEFAEGYNQRAIAYFMLEEWEQSIDDCKKVINLNPVHFGAFAGLGQCYLRLGNLREALEAFQQALELHPGLYGVAHTVLQIQDALQEQSSQRR, encoded by the coding sequence ATGGCAAAACGAAATGGGTTCTCGGAACTAGCAAAACTACTCGTTCGTTATCCTACCCAAGGACAAAGAGAAAAACTGAAACAGCTTCTATTACAAAATTATACGCAAGAAAGCCTCCTTGATTACTTGACGGATGAAGTTGCTCCAACACGACAGGCAGCGGCTTATGCGCTCGGTATAATTGGCGACCAGGAAGCAGTTGCCCCGTTAGTAAAAGCACTCCAACAGAGCGATCCCGATATGCGCTCCAGTGCTGAGCAGGCATTGTGGACAATCTGGTTTCGCTCCGGTGATAAAGCTGTCGATGATATGCTTCAAAAAAGTTCGGCATATATCAAGAAAGAGCAGTATGTAGAAGCTGTTGACCTTTTGACAGAAGTAACTCAAACCGCACCCGAATTCGCTGAAGGATATAACCAAAGGGCAATCGCATATTTTATGCTAGAAGAGTGGGAACAATCTATCGATGATTGCAAAAAGGTGATTAACCTCAATCCTGTCCATTTTGGTGCGTTTGCCGGACTGGGACAATGCTATCTTCGGCTCGGAAATCTCCGCGAAGCACTAGAGGCATTTCAGCAGGCACTAGAGCTTCATCCAGGCCTCTATGGCGTCGCACATACAGTATTGCAGATTCAGGACGCGTTGCAAGAGCAATCTAGCCAGAGGCGTTAA
- the glmM gene encoding phosphoglucosamine mutase: MDEARSHEDLIISVSGVRGTVGSALDPSQLTRFAAAFGTLIRGQTVVVGRDTRTSGPMVYHAILAGLIATGCKVIDVGVCPTPTVLFISKALNAVGSLVITASHNPIDWNGIEFASESGRLLSEAERTRLMQIYESGAFQLTTWDKQGEVTVIDTAIDQHIAGVLSCDWVVRNQTKSRRLKVVIDCANGAGSVISPRLLTELGCEVIELNCVPDGYFPRPAEPTPDALDRLCETVKSEGADLGLAHDGDADRLVLATEEGTPLSSEYTFALAADFLLNKRKGDIVATVSTSRMLDDVARRHGVKLHRTPVGVGYVVEKMRETGAVIGGEGTGGVIYPELQYTTDGMASIAAIVQLLVESSTSTISDVIAAIPSYAICKERLEVPSQHIANAVLQLAIETYTDETLDLADGVKRVWEDRWVNIRKSGTEPVIRVFSEALTFEEAQELCNSTLDTLKSLMQRVSN, translated from the coding sequence TTGGACGAAGCGAGATCTCATGAAGATCTGATCATCAGTGTCTCAGGGGTCAGGGGAACAGTCGGTAGCGCATTAGATCCCAGCCAATTAACCCGCTTTGCAGCCGCATTCGGCACGTTAATCAGGGGACAAACCGTCGTGGTTGGCAGAGATACACGCACGTCGGGCCCGATGGTATATCATGCGATCCTCGCTGGCCTCATCGCGACCGGCTGTAAGGTGATTGACGTGGGGGTTTGTCCAACACCCACAGTTTTATTTATTTCAAAAGCGCTGAACGCCGTCGGAAGTCTGGTGATTACGGCGAGCCACAACCCAATTGATTGGAATGGCATCGAATTTGCATCTGAATCTGGTAGGCTTCTAAGTGAGGCCGAACGCACACGCCTAATGCAGATTTACGAGTCGGGAGCGTTTCAGCTGACAACTTGGGATAAACAGGGCGAAGTTACAGTAATTGATACTGCTATTGATCAACATATCGCCGGCGTGCTCAGTTGTGATTGGGTCGTGCGTAATCAAACTAAGTCACGTCGGCTAAAGGTCGTAATCGACTGTGCTAACGGGGCGGGAAGTGTGATTAGTCCTCGCTTGCTGACAGAACTGGGCTGCGAAGTAATTGAACTGAACTGCGTCCCCGATGGCTATTTTCCTCGCCCAGCGGAACCAACGCCTGATGCCTTAGACCGACTCTGTGAGACTGTCAAATCAGAAGGCGCAGATCTCGGTCTCGCACACGACGGCGATGCGGACCGATTAGTGCTTGCCACGGAGGAAGGCACTCCGCTGAGCAGCGAATACACCTTCGCCCTTGCAGCGGATTTTCTGCTCAATAAGCGAAAAGGCGATATCGTTGCAACCGTATCAACCAGTCGTATGTTGGATGACGTGGCGAGGCGGCACGGCGTAAAACTGCACCGGACGCCGGTCGGCGTCGGATACGTTGTCGAGAAAATGCGTGAAACGGGTGCAGTCATTGGTGGTGAGGGAACAGGAGGTGTGATTTATCCAGAACTCCAATATACTACTGACGGGATGGCGTCAATAGCTGCGATTGTACAACTTCTCGTGGAATCAAGCACATCAACAATCTCAGATGTTATCGCTGCCATCCCAAGTTATGCTATCTGTAAGGAGAGACTGGAGGTGCCCTCGCAACATATCGCTAATGCAGTGCTTCAACTTGCGATTGAAACCTATACTGATGAGACACTTGATCTGGCAGATGGAGTGAAACGGGTTTGGGAAGACCGATGGGTCAATATTCGGAAGTCTGGCACAGAGCCGGTCATTCGTGTTTTTAGCGAAGCGCTAACCTTTGAAGAGGCACAGGAACTTTGCAATTCGACGCTTGATACACTGAAATCCTTGATGCAGCGTGTCTCCAACTAG
- a CDS encoding YvcK family protein, protein MIDALKLVCIGGGTGLSSLLSGIKQHTSNRRAGSEIIDIDNLAAIVSVSDDGGSSGRLVEEFDVIPPGDIRKLLVSLSNDDELLAKLFEYRFSSDGDLGGHTVGNLLLIALTELNNGNFPKAIQEASKLLSTRGRIIPVSLDGTILCAELAGGDIVCGESNIPERSNREPIQRVFLKPRENGKQHHDEPYECAAHTEAVEAIANADAIIIGPGSLYTSIMPNLVIKQIAETIQSSDAIKIYICNVMSQPGETDGYSVTEHVEAILAHAPGMSLDYIIVNNQPAPEKIIERYRQKELSGKFAQIKMYSEEVLSMLETIQVEDFAEGKTMDSVLYRTEHISQLTSETKQMAGPSNVQIFYSAERDNLGHMQIVEAELIRDTTEVIDSGGPQTVIRHHPEKLAQTLVKVLSGHPKFHESIS, encoded by the coding sequence ATGATAGATGCACTCAAACTAGTCTGCATAGGTGGCGGCACCGGCTTATCATCTTTGTTGAGCGGCATAAAGCAACACACAAGCAACAGACGTGCGGGGTCAGAGATTATTGATATAGATAATCTGGCGGCGATCGTTTCTGTGTCGGACGACGGTGGCAGTTCTGGACGATTGGTTGAAGAGTTCGATGTGATCCCACCGGGTGATATTCGCAAGCTACTAGTCTCTCTCTCTAATGACGATGAGCTGCTAGCTAAACTTTTTGAATATCGCTTTTCGAGCGATGGCGATCTCGGTGGTCATACGGTTGGAAATCTGCTTCTCATTGCCCTCACTGAATTAAACAACGGCAACTTCCCAAAAGCTATCCAAGAAGCTTCTAAACTGCTCTCCACGCGAGGGAGAATTATACCGGTCAGCCTAGACGGCACGATACTGTGTGCTGAACTGGCCGGTGGCGATATTGTGTGCGGCGAGTCCAACATCCCAGAGCGATCCAATCGAGAGCCCATTCAACGCGTCTTTCTGAAACCGCGTGAGAATGGCAAACAGCATCACGATGAACCTTATGAGTGTGCTGCACACACGGAGGCTGTGGAGGCGATTGCTAATGCAGACGCCATCATTATTGGGCCGGGAAGTCTATATACGAGTATTATGCCCAACCTTGTGATTAAGCAAATTGCCGAGACCATTCAATCATCAGACGCGATAAAAATCTATATCTGTAATGTGATGTCGCAGCCCGGCGAAACGGATGGATACTCGGTTACCGAACATGTCGAAGCAATCTTGGCTCACGCCCCCGGAATGTCGTTAGACTATATTATTGTAAACAACCAACCAGCGCCGGAGAAAATCATCGAAAGATATAGGCAGAAAGAACTGTCAGGTAAGTTCGCACAGATTAAGATGTACTCGGAGGAAGTGCTCTCCATGCTTGAAACAATACAGGTCGAAGATTTCGCTGAAGGAAAAACGATGGATTCCGTGCTATATCGAACAGAGCATATTTCTCAACTTACCAGTGAGACGAAGCAGATGGCAGGACCCTCCAACGTACAAATATTCTATAGTGCGGAGCGGGATAATCTCGGGCATATGCAGATTGTGGAGGCCGAACTGATTCGGGATACTACCGAAGTTATTGATAGTGGAGGACCGCAAACTGTGATCCGTCACCACCCGGAAAAACTTGCGCAAACACTAGTCAAGGTATTGAGCGGCCATCCAAAGTTTCATGAATCCATCTCATAG